In the genome of Sphingomonas alpina, the window GCACGCCCTGGCCCCAGGGATAGACGAGTTCCGCATGGCCGAGCGGGCTATGGGTCAGCCGAGCCATTTCGCGGATCAGGTCACGTTCCCCATCGATCATGGCTCGCGCCCCTGCAGCACGCGCTGCCGCGCGGCGGCGAGGAGCGTGGCGAGATCATCCTCCTCACCGTCCGGCTCGTCCAGAAATTGCCCGGGGCGCCCCCAGGCGCGGTCGAGGATCGCAGTGGCGGCGGACACTTTAGCGGCATCGGACGATTCGGTCCTGTCGATGATCGCGGTCAGCGCTCCCAGCGCCTTTTCGGTGTGACCGATCGCGATGTCGGCGATGGTCCGGCCATCGGCGGTGGTACGGCGCGAACGCGCGCGTTTGCTGGTCATATATGCCTCTTGAAAGAAGTGGGACGGTGGAAATGGCGCGCCGGATTCACCCGGCCCCGCCCGCAGCCGCAGCGACCCGCTGCTGCCACCCTCTCCACACCAGCTCGGCAATGAAATCGTCGATCCGCACGCCCTCGCGGTGGGCGGCGCGGATGATCTCCACCGCCAGGTCGGGCTGACGCTGGCGCACCTGCTGGATGCCGAGCGCCGGGACCGATTTGGGGCGCGACAGGGTACGCCAATGCGGGGTCTTGTTGGACACGGGTGCGGTGGCCTTTCCGGTTGAGACAACGAACATGCGGCGGGAGCGCTGATAGCGTTCGACCCAGATCAGCCCGCGCCGCTCGAGCCGGTGCACGATATCGACCGTGGTGCTGACCGAATTGCAGCCGCACGCCGCCTGCAATTCGTCGGCGGTCGGCGCGAGCCGCTCCGCCTCGGCCGCCGCGATGATCGTCGCGAAGACGCGGCGTTCCCACAAAGAGAGAGGAGCGTTCATGATGCGGCTCCCGACGGGGTGGGTTTCAAGCCATTCGTCCGCCGCGCACCCGTCATGCGGCGCAATTGTGCGGGGCTGTAATGCGCCGCCAACCGCGCGCTCTCGATTGAAACGCCGGCCGCGGCCGCGGTGCGCGCGAACAGTTGCTCGATCGCGCGACGAAGCTGCCGGCACGACAGCGCGGCGGCGCAGCGCAGCGCCTGCGCCCGCACGGCCTCGGCCTCTTCCTCGCCGGAGAACGGCGCCGCGCCGCGCGTCGCGGCCGATTCACTGCTGCGGGAAACGACCCTAGGGCGGACGGACCGGTCGGCGTCGCCGTCCGGGGGCGACATGATGGTGTGATTCATCGTGATTCGACTCCAATATTCCCCTTTTGTTCTCTTATTTCCTTTCCTACATTGCAAGAACAGTATAGGAAATTTCCTATGGAGGCGCGATTGCAGACATTCGCTCAACAGACACCCCGGCCCGCCGCGATCATCGCGGGAGCCCTTCTTCACGCCGTCCCGCAGGTCGCCCCCCGACCGGTCCCCTGCCCCGATCCCTACCCCGACGCGCACGCGCCAGCGCACCATTGGGCGGCGGCCCCGCGCATCACTGCGATGTTCGCGATGCTGCGGGATCTGAATGCGCTCCACGATCGCATCGCCACGCATTGCCATAGCGACCCGGCGGCCGGGCTGGACGGCGTGCGCGGCGAAATCGGCACGGTCACCGGCGTGTACGAGAATGATTTCAGCGGACCGATGCGCACCGTCTGGACAGTCCGGGCCAATGGCGGCGCCGCGGCATCGCTGTGGGAGCTGCTCACCGAACAACGCGACGCCTGGATCGACGCGCAACTGGTGGCCGAAGGATTTGCGCCATGGAGCTGGTCGGACGAGAAACATGACCGCCGCGACGCGCTGGCCGAGGATGCCGGGACGGTGGCAATGGCATGGCGCGACTATTGCGGCGAGCAGGACTGACCCGGCGGCGGGACACGTCCGGGCCGCGAGGCGTTCTCCCTCCCGAAAGCACGCACCCTGTATCGGGGCTTCGCGTCAGGAACGAGCGATGGAACTGACCGAACACCGCGATCTGCGCGGCGGCCGACCCTGCTGGATCGCCGCCGACGATAATACCACCACACCGGATTCCCTTCCCGATGGGGAGGCGGAGATCGCGATCATTGGTGCGGGCGTGATGGGAGCGATGCTTGCCGACCGGCTCACGGCGGCAGGGCGGCAAGTGGTGCTGCTCGACCGTCGGCCACCAGCACATGGCAGCACGGCCGCCTCGACCGCATTGGTGATGTGGGGGGCGGATGTGCCGCTGACTCATCTCGCCGCGCGGATCGGCGAAGAGGAGGCGGCGCGGCGCTGGACGCGAGTCTTCGCCACGGTGCGGCGGCTCGCCGAGCATATCGACGCGAGCGGCATCGAGTGCGGACGGATCGACCGGCCCGAACTCTATCTCGCCGGCACCCTGCTCGATGATGCCGCGCTCGCCGCGGAAGGTGAGATGCGCCGCCGCGCCGGCCTGCCCTCCACCTGGCTCGACGCTGACGCGGTCGCCGCGCGATTCGGGATCGCCCCGCGCGCGGCTTTGTTGTCGGAAGGCTGTTTCGAGGTCGACCCGGTACGCCTGACGCTCGGCCTGCTCGGTCTCGCGCGCCGCGCCGGGGCGCGGGCCTGTTTCCCCGTCGATGTGATACGGATCGAGCCCGGCGACGATGCGCTGGCGCTGCACCTTGCCGATGGCCGGTCGCTGCGCGCGCGCGACGTGATCATCGCCTCGGGCTATGAACGCGCGACCTGGTTCCTCCCCGACGCGTTCACGATCGGCGCCAGCTATGCCATCGCCACCGCGCCGGGCACCGCGCCGCTGTGGCGCGACAATGCGATGATCTGGGAAGCCTCTTCGCCCTATCTCTATACCCGCGCGACGGCGGACGGCCGGATCATCGCCGGCGGCGAAGATGAGGATTTCGCCGATGCCCGGCAGCGCGACGCGCGGATCGGCACGAAGAGCGGCACGATCGCGGCAAAGCTCGCGACGATGATCGACGTCGCCGACATATCGGTCGATTGCGCCTGGGCGGCGGCATTCGGCGCCTCGCCCGACGGCCTGCCGGCAATCGGCCGCGCGGCGCATCACGATCGGCTATGGCTCGCCGCCGGGTTCGGCGGCAACGGCGTCAGCTTCGCAAGCCTCGGCACCGAGCTGATCGTCGCCGCACTGTCCGGCACGCCCGATCCCGACGCTGCGTGTTTCGACCCCTATCGCTTCGGCTGATCGCATCGCGGCCAGTCCGCACCGCGAACCGGTCGATAGATCCGCCGACTCGTGCGCGGCGACCGGAACGGCCATGCGTGCCGTGCAATGATGCGCTATCTCAGGCCATCCGGCGCGACACCGTCCGGCCGTCGATAAGGGAAGAAGACGATATGACATTGTGGCGCAGCGCTTCGCGGCTCGTCGCGGCATTCGCTGCACTGCTCCTGTCCGGCTGCTGGTCGGGGCCCGCATGGTTCACCGCGTCGGATGGCGTGGCGGCGATTCCCGATGGCCGCTACCGCCTCGTCGAACCGGGCGGCCCGCCAGACAGCGGCGACATGCTGACTCTTACCCGCCAGGCCGACAACAGCGTGCGCATCACCGGCCCCGATGTCCCATGGCGCGCGATCTTCGTGCCGATCGATGCCGCGCAACCGGACCGCTTCCTGGTGCAATTGCAGGAAGCTTCCGCCGGTCCGGCCGCCAATGCCGGCTTCATCCTGCTCGACACGCGCAGCGGCACCTGGCGCGTTTCCTCTCCGCGTTGCGCCGGCGATGCGAAGGATGCGGCGGAACGCAGCGGCGGCCATGTCACCCGCGATCCGCAAACGGGCGCGAGCTGCTTCTTCGCCGACCGCGCGACCCTGCTCGAACAGGTGCGCGGCGCGGTAAAAGAAGAAGGCGGGTTCGACCTCGAACTGGTCAGGGCCGATCGCTAGGATCGGGCGACAAGCACCTCAGGATTCCCGCACAACACGGCGCTCGCCGGCATGTCCTTCCAACTGGTCGTTGAGAAACGCCTTGTCGCGCTTCGATCGTATATGGGGCATGGCGCGAATGATGGCGTCTTCGGTATCGTGGGCCCATAACCGGTGTTGCGCGCTCGATCGCACCATCTCGACGATCAGACGTCCCCCTTCGTCAGGGCTGCCATCTTCGATTAGGCACAAACCGAGGTGAAGCCCACTCCAGATGATGCCGCGCGCATCGCCCGCCTCCTTCAGCCCCGCGAACGCATGCCGGGCGTTGCTGAGAGCCGCCGCGCGATTGCCCTTGGCGGTCTCGACCAGGCTAATCTGCATCGACAGAATGCCCTGTGCCAAGACACTGGCCCGGCCTAGCGGGAGGCGCAGCAACGTACCGAGCGCTTGCTCCGCGCCGCCGATATCGCTCAACCCCAGGCAAAGCCGCAGCTTCACGCCAAGGATCTGGCGATGCGTGACATCGTCTGGCGCCGGGGCAGAGAGGATCGCATCGAGCGGCTTGAGCGCCCCGAGGGCCGCATCGAATTGCCCGGTTTCGAGATAAACCTCCGCCAGCAATCGCCACATCGACACGACCGGCCGCGTCATCGCGTCAGTAATCGGCGACAGCGCACGCTCCAGTTCACGCCGCGCTTCGTCGCGGTGTCCACAGGCCAGCAGGCTGTGTGCGAAATGATAGGCAAACCAGTCGTCCGCATGCCCCGGCGCATGCGCCAGCGGGGTCATCACACGAATCAGCAGTTGATGTTCGCCCAGCAGTTTCGCGTCCTTGGCCATTTCGCTAAGCATCTGCCTGGCCGGGGCGAAATCCCCCGCCATGCCGAAATACCGGCTGGCAGCGATCAGGTTTTGTATCCTGATGCGATGGCCGGCGAACGAGCCCTGCGCTTTCGGAACGACGGCAAAATGACGCGCAATGCCGCGCCGAATTTGCAACCGCTGAAGCTGATCGAGATCCATCTCGCACCGCGCGGCAAGAATCCGATGCACGCTCCATCGGGTCGCACCGTGTTTTCGCAACAGATGCCGGCGCGTCAGTGCGGCCAGGCTGGTTTCGTGCCGATCGCAACGCAGCGTCCGCGCAACCGCAGTTGAAAGGCTCTTGCCGAATGGGCCTTCGATCAGACTCAAGCCCTCCAGCAAGCGGCGGTCCTCCGGCGAAATGAACGATAATAGTTCTGCCAGCCAGCGTTCGATCCGCTCGCTGCGTAGCGCATCGCCGCCCAGCAGCCGGTCGGGCGTATGGCCCAGATCGAGCAGCGTCGCGAACAGCGTGATGGCCAGCGGCAATCCCCCAGTGATGCGGATCAGTTCAGTCAGGCGGCGCGGATCGAGCTTCATTCCGGCCCGACTGCCAATCAGCCCGCCAGCCGCCGACGCGTCGAATCCGAGCGGAACATATCGCATCACGTCCACGTCGAACCTGGGCGATTCGACATAGATCTGACTGATCGTGACAATCAGCGAAGGCATTTTGGATGCCAGCGCAGCGCGCACAAGGTAGCCGAACGAATCCGGATCCACGCGCTGATAATCATCAATCACCAGGATGAATTCATGACGCTCGAGATGCGCGACGAGCGAGCGCGCCTTGGCGGACACCGACATCGCTGGATCGATCACCAGCCCCATGGCAAGGACCAGGCCGTCCAGCGTAACGCCGTCGGGCGGGTCATACCAGAATGTCTTCCGTCCGCGCAGTGGCGCGGGAATATCCTTCAACACGCCCGCAACCAGATAAGTCTTGCCCGAACCACTCAACCCTTCGACCGAGACGATGCCGTGCTGGGTCAGGAGTCGCGACAAAGCCTGCTGATCGCGATCCAGACGGACATGGTCGGCGAATACCGGCGGCTGGAAGATTTCCGGGCTGGGCTCCAGAACCGCGCGTGCGACGGTCGCCGCGCTACCATCATCGGCGCGTACGGCGGGCGGCGCGAGCAGTGAGGGTCCGGGCGAGATGCCGCCTTGAGCATCCTGCACGAAGACACTGGCCGGCAATCCGCTCGCCACGCGCCGGGACCAGGATCGCAACAGCGCCGGATTCTCACCGCGCAGGCCGAGAATGACGAACACCCCGGCGTCCAATCGCGATTCGACGAAGCTGGGCAGTTCGCCGATCAGTGCATCGACTCCATCGACGACGATGATCAGCTTGTCGCCGTCAGGCGGCGGCCGAAGCAGCGCATGAAGCTCTTGCGACATCGCATCCAGGTCTTCAACCGGAAAGGATGCCGGCTGATCGCAAAGGCTTTCCACCTGCGCCATCAGATGGCCGATGGCCGCCACTGGGGAGAGAGTGCGATCGAAATCCGATGCCGCGAAATGCCGTGCCACAGCATCGCCGCGCTCCTTGCGGCGCGCGATCCAGGCAGCGATCGCTCCCGCTCTCACCTCGGGTTCGGCGCCATAAACGACCGACAGGCCGAAGGGCCGATCATCGACGAACGCATCAAGACCGGCAGACAGCGTAACGGATTCCCGCACCCGGCTCGACAGGCCGATAATGTCACGCACTTGGCTGCTGGTCTGCGTCCAGCGCGGCCGGGCGAGGAATTCGGACGTGAGTTGACGTCCAAGCAGCGCGATAAAACGGCCCGAAAACCAGGCATTCAGTAACCGCTCGGTGGCATCGACTAGGTCCTGCTTCAGCACCGCTTGCTGACTTAGCCGCTCGATCTGGCTCGAAATAGCATCGAACCGCGTCAGCAGCCCCTCCTCCACGCTGGAGATGGCACCCAATATCGCCTCGAGCTTGCGCTCCGCCTCTGCCTTGTTTCCCAATACGGTAGCGAAGCGATCTAGAAACACCGCCGTCCTCAGCGGCTCGCTCGATTTTACTCGATAGGCAAAATAGGCATGGGCGGCCGCCAGCCAGCCGGTCCCGAAATCCGCCCCCCCGAAAACCAGGGCAGGAATTCGAGTGGAATCTCGACGCCGGCCTGAGTCAGAACCCCGGTCAGTTCGTCGAGCGCATCCTCAACGACACGTCCGCGAATATCTTGATCTCCGGGATCGCCCTGATCGAGAAAAGACCGCAGCCTTTCGCGCTCCGCCGCAATCTCCGTGTCGACGATGAACCCGGAATTGTCGGCCCGGTCACGCTCTCGTTCGCACCAATCGTAGACCGCCCGTAGGAAATGTCCGGCGATCGCGGCGTCCACCGGTCCATAGGGCGGCAAATGCTCGCGATAGCGATCGGTGACGAATTTCAAAGCGTCCATATGGGACCGACGCAGCGCCCGCGCGACATCATGATTGATCGGCAGGTGGCTGTCGCCGGCTCGTGCCAGCTGGCCTGCAACCGAGTCCAGGCTATCATCGACGATCTTGCCGAACAGGCCCGCGCTGACATTGCCCGCAAACGAGCCAGCCAGCGACGCCAGTGCGGTACTCATTCCCTCGGGTGAGCCGCAGGCTGTACTGATCACGAACGCAGTGACAGCCGTGCCCAACCCCAAAGCCGTCCGCGCGATACCGCCCATCGTCCCCCAATGCGCTCTATTGTTCGGACGCAGGTGCCTCCGGCTATTGCGGTGTAGCAAGTATAAGATCGATGCACAGAAGAAAATCTCTCCTATCTGGCCCGATTTTTCGAATTACCGGCCTTATGTCGCTGCCGGTTCGCTGGGAACATCATTCACCGCGTCGGCGAATTTGCGCATCAGCCGAACCAGTTTCTCGACATCATGGTCTTCCCAGCTTGCAAAAATCTGAGCGCCGATGCGTTCTCGCGCCAGGTCCACGGCATCGGTCATCGCCTTGCCCTTCGACGTCACCACCGCCTCCCGCACGCGGCGGTCGGCAGCGCTGGCCTCGCGCGCGACCAGGCCAAGGCTTTCCAGTTTAGCGACCTGCCGGCTGACCGTTGTGTAATCGCGCCCCACCCGGTCGGCGAGATCGACCACCCCGATCGGACCGAGCCGCTCGATTCCGACCAGCAGCGGAAACAGCGCGCGGTCCAGCGAAATGCCCGCTTCGCGCACCATCTGCTCGTCGCGCTGCGGGCGGTTCATGGCGCTGACGATATCGATCAGCGCCCCGTGCAGCACCCTGATACGGCCTGAATTATGTGTATAATGCACGTTTTTTCTTGACGCCATACCGACTCCCCCAATATGTGCATATTACACCCAAGGAGTCAGTGATGACAAAAGAAATCTCGCCCGGGATATTGATCTGCGGCGCCGGTGCGGCTGGCCTGACGCTGGCGATCGAGCTGGCTCGCCGCGGCATTCCCTTTCGCCTGATCGACAAGATCGATGCCCCTTTTCCGGGCTCGCGCGGCAAGGGCGTCCAGCCGCGCACCCAGGAAATTTTCGAGGATCTCGGTATCGTCGACCGGATGTTCGCGACCGGCGGCCCTTATCCGCCGCAACGCGAATATCGCGCCGACGGCAGCCATGCCGACTCGCACATCTTCGAACCGCATGCTGCGTCGCCCGCCGAACCCTGGCAGGGCCCGTTGCTGGTACCGCAATTCCTGACCGAAGGCGTGATGCGCGATCGGCTTGCCGAACTCGGCCACTGGCCGGAATTCGGCTGCGAGCTGCTCGGCTTCGAGCAGGACGACACCGGCGTAACCGCGCGCGTGCACGGTCCGAACGGTGAGGAGACGGTTCGCGCACGCTATCTGATCGGCACGGATGGCGGGCGCAGCGCCGTGCGCCATGTGCTCGATATCGGCTTCCCGGGCAAGACGCTGGGCGTCCGCGCGGTCGCCGCCGATGTCGCGCTGACCGGCCTGGACCGGGACGCGTGGCACCGTTTCGGCGAAGGATCGATGGAACGGCAGATCGCGATCTGCCCGCTGGCCGGAACCGACCTGTTCCAGATCCAGGCGCCGATCCCGCTCGATGGCGACCCCGACCTCTCCGCGGCGGGGTTGTCCGCGATGGTCGCGCACCGCACCGGCCGCGACGATATCCGGGTTCATTCGGTATCCTGGGCATCGGCTTATGGGATGAGTGCGCGGCTCGCCGATCGCTACCGGGTCGGCCCTGTGTTCCTGGCCGGCGACGCCGCGCATACGCATCCGCCGACTGGCGGCCAGGGACTCAATACCAGCATCCAGGACGCCTATAATCTCGGCTGGAAGCTGGCGGCGGTCTTCGCGGGCGCGCCCGACGCGCTTCTCGATACATATGAGGAGGAACGCCGGCCGATCGCGGCGGGCATGCTCGGCCTTTCCACCAGGCTGCTCGACGCCGCCAAGCGGGGCGACATCCGGCGCGGCCGCGATGTGCAGCAGCTCGACCTCGGCTATCCCGATTCGTCGCTTGCGCTGGAAGAGCCGGCACGCGGCGGCCGCCTGCTTGCCGGTGATCGCGCACCCGATGCGCCGATGCGCGGGGCGGCAGGGCATCCGGTGCGGCTGTTCGAGCTGTTTCGCGGCACGCACTGGACGCTGATCGGTCATCAGGCCGATCGCACGCTCGTGCCGCCGCGCGCCGGCCTGCACATCCATATCCTCGGCCCGCATGGCGACATCATCGACGATGGCGGCCATCTGCGAGATGCCTATGCGCTGGCGGCGGGAGATTGGGTGCTGGTCCGTCCCGATGGTTATATCGGGGCGATCGTCTCGTCCGGGGAGATCGGTGCGCTGGAAACCTATTTCCGGGCGGTGGGCCTTTAGGGCTGCGCGAAGAGCAGCACGAACAGGACCAGTGCGGCGAGCACCCCGGCCAGCACGGGGACGGCCTTGCCCGACCGCCGCCGCACGATGATCCAGGAGGACAGGATGCCCAGCAGCACGGACGCGCCGATCAGGACATGGTCGGCAAAGGCGCGGCCGGTTCCCGCATCCCAGCCGAGCGCGAACCAG includes:
- a CDS encoding NAD(P)/FAD-dependent oxidoreductase, whose translation is MELTEHRDLRGGRPCWIAADDNTTTPDSLPDGEAEIAIIGAGVMGAMLADRLTAAGRQVVLLDRRPPAHGSTAASTALVMWGADVPLTHLAARIGEEEAARRWTRVFATVRRLAEHIDASGIECGRIDRPELYLAGTLLDDAALAAEGEMRRRAGLPSTWLDADAVAARFGIAPRAALLSEGCFEVDPVRLTLGLLGLARRAGARACFPVDVIRIEPGDDALALHLADGRSLRARDVIIASGYERATWFLPDAFTIGASYAIATAPGTAPLWRDNAMIWEASSPYLYTRATADGRIIAGGEDEDFADARQRDARIGTKSGTIAAKLATMIDVADISVDCAWAAAFGASPDGLPAIGRAAHHDRLWLAAGFGGNGVSFASLGTELIVAALSGTPDPDAACFDPYRFG
- a CDS encoding MarR family winged helix-turn-helix transcriptional regulator, which translates into the protein MHYTHNSGRIRVLHGALIDIVSAMNRPQRDEQMVREAGISLDRALFPLLVGIERLGPIGVVDLADRVGRDYTTVSRQVAKLESLGLVAREASAADRRVREAVVTSKGKAMTDAVDLARERIGAQIFASWEDHDVEKLVRLMRKFADAVNDVPSEPAAT
- a CDS encoding FAD-dependent oxidoreductase, with the protein product MTKEISPGILICGAGAAGLTLAIELARRGIPFRLIDKIDAPFPGSRGKGVQPRTQEIFEDLGIVDRMFATGGPYPPQREYRADGSHADSHIFEPHAASPAEPWQGPLLVPQFLTEGVMRDRLAELGHWPEFGCELLGFEQDDTGVTARVHGPNGEETVRARYLIGTDGGRSAVRHVLDIGFPGKTLGVRAVAADVALTGLDRDAWHRFGEGSMERQIAICPLAGTDLFQIQAPIPLDGDPDLSAAGLSAMVAHRTGRDDIRVHSVSWASAYGMSARLADRYRVGPVFLAGDAAHTHPPTGGQGLNTSIQDAYNLGWKLAAVFAGAPDALLDTYEEERRPIAAGMLGLSTRLLDAAKRGDIRRGRDVQQLDLGYPDSSLALEEPARGGRLLAGDRAPDAPMRGAAGHPVRLFELFRGTHWTLIGHQADRTLVPPRAGLHIHILGPHGDIIDDGGHLRDAYALAAGDWVLVRPDGYIGAIVSSGEIGALETYFRAVGL